In a genomic window of Streptococcus oralis:
- a CDS encoding sucrose-specific PTS transporter subunit IIBC, whose amino-acid sequence MNNQDIAKKVIEALGGRENVNSVAHCATRLRVMVKDEGKINKEVIENLDKVQGAFFNSGQYQIIFGTGTVNKMYDEVVALGLPTSSKEDMKAEAAKQGNWFQRAIRTFGDVFVPIIPVIVATGLFMGLRGLLNALGITLPEDVTIYSQILTDTAFIILPGLVVWSTFRVFGGNPAVGIVLGMMLVSGSLPNAWAVASGGEVTAMNFFGFIPVVGLQGSVLPAFIIGVVGAKFEKALRKVVPDVLDLLVTPFVTLLVMSILGLFVIGPVFHVVENYILLGTKAILGLPFGLGGLVIGGVHQLIVVSGVHHIFNLLEVQLLAADHVNPFNAIITAAMTAQGAATVAVGVKTKNPKLKTLAFPAALSAFLGITEPAIFGVNLRFRKPFFLSLIAGAIGGGLASILGLAGTGNGITIIPGTMLYVGNGQLFQYLLMVAVSFVLGFALTYMFGYEDEEEVASEVATERLVQEETTGNIPVAPQNETIQTPIVGDVVALENVDDPVFSSGAMGQGIAVKPSQGVVYAPADAEVSIAFATGHAYGLKTANGAEILIHVGIDTVTMNGEGFEQKVAQGDKVKAGDVLGTFDSNKIAAAGLDDTTMVIVTNTADYASVTPVASGSVVKGDAIIEVKA is encoded by the coding sequence ATGAACAATCAGGATATTGCAAAAAAGGTCATCGAAGCCCTTGGTGGACGTGAAAATGTCAACAGTGTAGCTCACTGTGCGACTCGTCTACGTGTCATGGTCAAAGATGAAGGGAAAATCAATAAGGAAGTGATTGAGAACTTGGATAAAGTTCAAGGAGCTTTCTTTAACTCAGGCCAATACCAAATCATCTTTGGGACTGGTACAGTAAACAAGATGTACGACGAAGTGGTTGCACTTGGTTTGCCAACCTCTTCTAAAGAAGACATGAAAGCAGAAGCTGCTAAACAAGGAAACTGGTTCCAACGTGCTATCCGTACTTTCGGTGACGTCTTTGTACCAATCATTCCAGTTATCGTAGCGACAGGTCTCTTCATGGGTCTTCGTGGTCTCTTGAACGCTCTTGGAATCACACTTCCAGAAGATGTTACCATTTACAGCCAAATCCTCACAGATACAGCCTTCATCATCTTACCAGGTTTAGTTGTATGGTCAACCTTCCGCGTATTCGGTGGAAATCCAGCCGTTGGTATCGTCCTTGGTATGATGCTGGTTTCTGGTTCGCTTCCAAACGCTTGGGCAGTAGCATCAGGTGGTGAAGTAACAGCTATGAACTTCTTTGGCTTCATTCCTGTTGTTGGTTTGCAAGGTTCTGTTCTTCCGGCCTTCATCATCGGGGTGGTCGGAGCCAAGTTTGAAAAAGCTCTCCGAAAAGTGGTTCCAGATGTCTTGGATCTCTTGGTGACACCATTCGTGACACTTTTGGTTATGTCTATCCTTGGACTCTTTGTCATCGGACCAGTCTTCCACGTTGTTGAAAACTACATCCTTCTCGGAACAAAAGCGATTCTTGGTTTGCCATTTGGTCTCGGTGGTTTGGTCATCGGTGGGGTTCACCAATTGATTGTCGTATCAGGTGTGCACCACATCTTCAACTTGCTTGAAGTTCAGTTGCTTGCTGCTGACCATGTCAACCCATTCAACGCTATCATCACTGCAGCAATGACAGCTCAAGGGGCTGCGACAGTTGCCGTTGGTGTTAAAACTAAAAATCCTAAACTGAAAACACTTGCTTTCCCAGCTGCTCTTTCTGCCTTCCTCGGTATTACAGAACCAGCTATCTTCGGGGTAAACTTGCGCTTCCGTAAACCATTCTTCCTTTCATTGATCGCTGGTGCTATCGGTGGTGGATTGGCTTCTATCCTTGGACTTGCTGGTACTGGTAATGGTATCACCATCATCCCTGGTACTATGCTTTACGTTGGGAATGGTCAATTGTTCCAATACCTTCTTATGGTAGCTGTATCATTTGTTCTTGGTTTTGCCCTTACCTACATGTTTGGTTACGAGGACGAAGAAGAAGTTGCTAGTGAAGTGGCGACAGAACGCTTGGTTCAAGAAGAAACAACTGGTAACATTCCAGTAGCTCCTCAAAATGAAACAATCCAAACTCCAATCGTTGGGGACGTAGTTGCCCTTGAGAATGTTGATGATCCAGTCTTTTCAAGTGGTGCAATGGGACAAGGTATCGCAGTAAAACCAAGCCAAGGTGTGGTTTATGCACCAGCTGATGCGGAAGTATCGATTGCTTTTGCCACAGGACATGCTTACGGTTTGAAGACAGCTAATGGAGCTGAAATCTTGATCCATGTTGGTATTGATACGGTGACTATGAACGGTGAAGGCTTTGAACAAAAAGTTGCTCAAGGCGACAAGGTCAAAGCTGGTGATGTTCTCGGAACCTTTGACTCAAACAAAATCGCCGCTGCAGGTCTTGACGACACAACAATGGTTATCGTAACCAACACAGCAGACTACGCTTCTGTGACACCAGTCGCAAGCGGTTCAGTTGTCAAGGGTGACGCTATCATCGAAGTGAAAGCCTAG